Proteins encoded by one window of Arachis ipaensis cultivar K30076 chromosome B04, Araip1.1, whole genome shotgun sequence:
- the LOC107635143 gene encoding uncharacterized protein LOC107635143, giving the protein MTGKAKPKKHTAKEIAAKVDAATTNRGGGKAGLADRSGIEKGGHAKFECPLCKATAPDMKSMQIHHDAKHPKLPFEEGKIVNLHATHVGDTSKPKPGVRGSLKK; this is encoded by the coding sequence ATGACAGGGAAAGCGAAGCCAAAGAAGCACACGGCGAAAGAGATCGCCGCGAAGGTCGACGCCGCCACCACCAACCGCGGCGGAGGAAAGGCAGGTTTGGCGGACCGGTCGGGGATAGAAAAGGGCGGTCACGCGAAGTTTGAGTGCCCGCTCTGCAAAGCGACGGCACCGGACATGAAATCGATGCAGATCCACCACGATGCGAAGCACCCTAAGCTTCCGTTCGAGGAGGGGAAGATCGTTAATCTCCACGCCACCCACGTCGGCGATACCTCTAAGCCTAAACCCGGCGTTCGTGGAagcctaaagaaataa
- the LOC107635142 gene encoding WRKY transcription factor SUSIBA2-like isoform X1 → MDSDSKGGVFPAFPAKRSIAERRGFNSNAARINTARFRTNAITTSPFASPSPSSCSASPCITIPPGISPTALLDSPIMLPNSQAMPSPTTGSFHWLSSLPLDQGNLNDAPDSSLKFKNNATLADPNPLPPYSASLNQVSSNWHMVKGGNTDCQSIVPVLPPIDFSFPEDFSKGQNAKSIESRSFNDVKMVNCSLVNVNKVEMMQISRSDEAGDESTLPKNVTLGGDIRRQPVMEKDQKETLLATGVVRTSEDGYNWRKYGQKQVKGSEYPRSYYKCTQPNCQVKKKVERSHDGQITEIIYKGTHNHSKPHLGRRALGLSTDEMSEMGEAGENYAKLEGPGWKNVQPGAKDTKHSLDWKADGQERTSSTSVVTELSDPMSTNKGKPLCAFEAEDTPEHSSTLASNDGDEDGTTQALAPAEDDAEDDESDSKRRKKENYLVESTLPSRAVREPRVVVQIETEIDILDDGYRWRKYGQKVVKGNPNPRSYYKCTSAGCPVRKHVERASHNTKYVITTYEGKHNHEVPTARTNNHVSSNDGGLPPSGPNGQSALALPGSAVIPKSENHQTLTSHFDRKPEFGSDFLRPSLVGAFSNNLKFGSSPMCQMKYPSLSSTMPYGSFGLNPDRCTAPQAGSIPSVYPDFPMPLPLNLPSSGNFSLAGLNFNCAKPMNPVQPFLSGQQVKDIDTGFLRPKQEQKDDAIYGTCLPPVDHGNSSSAAPSSIYQQVMQNFPS, encoded by the exons ATGGATTCTGATTCAAAAGGTGGAGTCTTTCCGGCTTTTCCAGCAAAGAGAAGCATAGCTGAGAGAAGGGGTTTCAATTCCAATGCAGCAAGGATCAACACAGCTAGGTTCAGAACAAACGCAATCACAACAAGCCCTTTCGCTTctccatctccatcttcttgtTCTGCATCACCATGCATTACTATACCCCCAGGCATTAGTCCCACTGCATTGCTTGATTCTCCGATCATGCTTCCCAATTCTCAG GCTATGCCTTCTCCAACTACTGGCTCATTTCATTGGCTAAGTTCTTTGCCACTTGATCAAGGGAATCTCAATGATGCTCCTGATTCTTCCCTCAAGTTTAAGAACAATGCCACCCTTGCCGATCCTAATCCTTTGCCTCCTTACTCTGCGTCTCTGAATCAg GTTTCTAGTAATTGGCACATGGTAAAGGGAGGAAATACAGACTGTCAATCAATTGTTCCAGTTCTGCCGCCGATAGATTTTTCGTTCCCGGAAGACTTTTCGAAAGGACAAAACGCAAAAAGTATTGAGTCCCGTTCATTCAATGATGTGAAAATGGTAAATTGTTCACTTGTTAATGTTAATAAAGTTGAGATGATGCAAATATCACGTTCCGATGAAGCTGGTGATGAAAGCACTCTGCCGAAAAATGTTACTCTTGGTGGGGATATCAGAAGGCAACCTGTTATGGAGAAAGACCAGAAGGAGACCTTGCTTGCAACTGGAGTGGTAAGGACCTCGGAGGATGGTTATAATTGGAGAAAGTATGGTCAGAAACAAGTAAAAGGTAGCGAGTATCCTAGGAGTTATTATAAATGTACTCAACCTAATTGTCAGGTCAAGAAGAAGGTGGAAAGATCCCATGATGGCCAAATAACAGAAATTATCTATAAGGGTACTCATAACCATTCAAAACCACACCTTGGTCGTCGAGCGTTAGGGCTTTCCACTGATGAGATGTCAGAGATGGGTGAAGCTGGTGAAAACTATGCTAAACTTGAAGGTCCAGGTTGGAAAAATGTTCAACCGGGAGCAAAAGACACAAAGCACAGTTTGGATTGGAAGGCTGATGGTCAGGAAAGAACATCCTCAACTTCTGTCGTGACTGAACTTTCGGATCCTATGTCGACTAACAAAGGTAAACCTTTGTGTGCCTTTGAAGCGGAAGACACTCCCGAACATTCTTCCACACTTGCCAGTAATGATGGTGATGAAGATGGAACCACTCAAGCACTAGCACCAGCTGAGGATGATGCTGAAGATGATGAATCAGATTCCAAAAGAAG GAAAAAAGAGAACTACTTGGTTGAATCAACTTTGCCTTCTAGGGCTGTTCGTGAGCCAAGAGTGGTGGTCCAAATTGAGACCGAGATTGACATACTCGATGATGGTTATCGATGGCGCAAGTATGGACAAAAGGTTGTCAAAGGAAACCCAAACCCAAG GAGCTACTATAAATGCACAAGTGCCGGATGTCCCGTGAGGAAACACGTCGAAAGGGCTTCGCACAATACGAAATATGTAATCACTACATATGAGGGCAAACATAATCATGAAGTGCCGACGGCCAGAACCAACAATCATGTAAGCTCGAATGATGGTGGTTTACCTCCCAGTGGTCCTAATGGCCAATCAGCTCTTGCATTACCTGGCAGTGCTGTTATCCCGAAGTCTGAAAATCATCAAACTCTTACGTCTCATTTTGATCGAAAACCTGAATTCGGCAGCGACTTTCTTCGGCCGAGTTTGGTTGGAGCATTCAGCAACAATTTGAAGTTCGGTTCTTCCCCCATGTGCCAAATGAAGTATCCTTCCTTGAGTAGCACCATGCCTTACGGTTCGTTTGGACTGAATCCCGATCGCTGCACTGCCCCACAAGCTGGATCTATTCCCTCAGTGTATCCCGACTTTCCAATGCCGCTTCCCTTGAATCTTCCCTCATCCGGAAACTTCTCTCTTGCTGGACTAAACTTCAACTGTGCAAAGCCAATGAATCCAGTGCAGCCTTTCCTTTCAGGGCAACAAGTGAAGGATATTGATACTGGGTTCTTGAGGCCTAAACAGGAGCAGAAGGATGATGCAATATATGGAACATGCTTACCTCCAGTTGATCATGGAAATTCTTCATCAGCAGCACCATCATCCATTTACCAGCAAGTCATGCAAAATTTCCCTTCATAA
- the LOC107635142 gene encoding probable WRKY transcription factor 2 isoform X2, producing the protein MVKGGNTDCQSIVPVLPPIDFSFPEDFSKGQNAKSIESRSFNDVKMVNCSLVNVNKVEMMQISRSDEAGDESTLPKNVTLGGDIRRQPVMEKDQKETLLATGVVRTSEDGYNWRKYGQKQVKGSEYPRSYYKCTQPNCQVKKKVERSHDGQITEIIYKGTHNHSKPHLGRRALGLSTDEMSEMGEAGENYAKLEGPGWKNVQPGAKDTKHSLDWKADGQERTSSTSVVTELSDPMSTNKGKPLCAFEAEDTPEHSSTLASNDGDEDGTTQALAPAEDDAEDDESDSKRRKKENYLVESTLPSRAVREPRVVVQIETEIDILDDGYRWRKYGQKVVKGNPNPRSYYKCTSAGCPVRKHVERASHNTKYVITTYEGKHNHEVPTARTNNHVSSNDGGLPPSGPNGQSALALPGSAVIPKSENHQTLTSHFDRKPEFGSDFLRPSLVGAFSNNLKFGSSPMCQMKYPSLSSTMPYGSFGLNPDRCTAPQAGSIPSVYPDFPMPLPLNLPSSGNFSLAGLNFNCAKPMNPVQPFLSGQQVKDIDTGFLRPKQEQKDDAIYGTCLPPVDHGNSSSAAPSSIYQQVMQNFPS; encoded by the exons ATGGTAAAGGGAGGAAATACAGACTGTCAATCAATTGTTCCAGTTCTGCCGCCGATAGATTTTTCGTTCCCGGAAGACTTTTCGAAAGGACAAAACGCAAAAAGTATTGAGTCCCGTTCATTCAATGATGTGAAAATGGTAAATTGTTCACTTGTTAATGTTAATAAAGTTGAGATGATGCAAATATCACGTTCCGATGAAGCTGGTGATGAAAGCACTCTGCCGAAAAATGTTACTCTTGGTGGGGATATCAGAAGGCAACCTGTTATGGAGAAAGACCAGAAGGAGACCTTGCTTGCAACTGGAGTGGTAAGGACCTCGGAGGATGGTTATAATTGGAGAAAGTATGGTCAGAAACAAGTAAAAGGTAGCGAGTATCCTAGGAGTTATTATAAATGTACTCAACCTAATTGTCAGGTCAAGAAGAAGGTGGAAAGATCCCATGATGGCCAAATAACAGAAATTATCTATAAGGGTACTCATAACCATTCAAAACCACACCTTGGTCGTCGAGCGTTAGGGCTTTCCACTGATGAGATGTCAGAGATGGGTGAAGCTGGTGAAAACTATGCTAAACTTGAAGGTCCAGGTTGGAAAAATGTTCAACCGGGAGCAAAAGACACAAAGCACAGTTTGGATTGGAAGGCTGATGGTCAGGAAAGAACATCCTCAACTTCTGTCGTGACTGAACTTTCGGATCCTATGTCGACTAACAAAGGTAAACCTTTGTGTGCCTTTGAAGCGGAAGACACTCCCGAACATTCTTCCACACTTGCCAGTAATGATGGTGATGAAGATGGAACCACTCAAGCACTAGCACCAGCTGAGGATGATGCTGAAGATGATGAATCAGATTCCAAAAGAAG GAAAAAAGAGAACTACTTGGTTGAATCAACTTTGCCTTCTAGGGCTGTTCGTGAGCCAAGAGTGGTGGTCCAAATTGAGACCGAGATTGACATACTCGATGATGGTTATCGATGGCGCAAGTATGGACAAAAGGTTGTCAAAGGAAACCCAAACCCAAG GAGCTACTATAAATGCACAAGTGCCGGATGTCCCGTGAGGAAACACGTCGAAAGGGCTTCGCACAATACGAAATATGTAATCACTACATATGAGGGCAAACATAATCATGAAGTGCCGACGGCCAGAACCAACAATCATGTAAGCTCGAATGATGGTGGTTTACCTCCCAGTGGTCCTAATGGCCAATCAGCTCTTGCATTACCTGGCAGTGCTGTTATCCCGAAGTCTGAAAATCATCAAACTCTTACGTCTCATTTTGATCGAAAACCTGAATTCGGCAGCGACTTTCTTCGGCCGAGTTTGGTTGGAGCATTCAGCAACAATTTGAAGTTCGGTTCTTCCCCCATGTGCCAAATGAAGTATCCTTCCTTGAGTAGCACCATGCCTTACGGTTCGTTTGGACTGAATCCCGATCGCTGCACTGCCCCACAAGCTGGATCTATTCCCTCAGTGTATCCCGACTTTCCAATGCCGCTTCCCTTGAATCTTCCCTCATCCGGAAACTTCTCTCTTGCTGGACTAAACTTCAACTGTGCAAAGCCAATGAATCCAGTGCAGCCTTTCCTTTCAGGGCAACAAGTGAAGGATATTGATACTGGGTTCTTGAGGCCTAAACAGGAGCAGAAGGATGATGCAATATATGGAACATGCTTACCTCCAGTTGATCATGGAAATTCTTCATCAGCAGCACCATCATCCATTTACCAGCAAGTCATGCAAAATTTCCCTTCATAA